In Harpia harpyja isolate bHarHar1 chromosome 12, bHarHar1 primary haplotype, whole genome shotgun sequence, a single window of DNA contains:
- the RAD51C gene encoding DNA repair protein RAD51 homolog 3 isoform X2, which produces MQREVGSLPLAPALRAKLVAAGFQTAQELLETGPCGLSKELGISKEEALEALQVVRQECHGDAARTAGGSGTTRKCTALELLEEEQAQGFIITFCSALDNILGGGVQLTKITEICGAPGVGKTQLCMQLAVDVQIPECFGGVAGEAVFIDTEGSFMVDRVVDIATACVQHCQLIAEAHQEEDHLKALETFSLESILSHIYYFRCRDYIELLAQVYLLPDFLSEHSKVRLVVVDGIAFPFRHDFEDLSLRTRLLNGLAQQLIIIAHDHKSAVVLTNQMTTRIGQNQSTLVPALGESWGHAATVRLIFHWDNSQSRMVLQNWTAMQIPSYNDLQRGKKRAVFTPNAELTYGG; this is translated from the exons aTGCAGCGGGAGGTGGGCAGCCTCCCGCTGGCTCCCGCTTTGCGGGCTAAGCTCGTCGCCGCCGGTTTCCAGACGGCgcaggagctgctggagaccGGCCCCTGCGGGCTCAGCAAAG AACTTGGAATCTCCAAAGAAGAGGCACTGGAAGCATTACAGGTTGTGAGGCAGGAATGTCACGGGGATGCAGCAAGGACTGCTGGGGGGTCAGGCACCACCAGAAAGTGCACGGCACTGGAACTTCTGGAAGAAGAGCAAGCCCAGGGCTTCATCATCACCTTTTGTTCAGCGCTAGACAATATTCTGGGAGGTGGTGTGCAATTAACAAAAATCACCGAGATCTGTGGAGCGCCTGGTGTTGGGAAAACACAGCTATG TATGCAGTTGGCAGTAGATGTACAGATCCCAGAATGCTTTGGGGGCGTAGCTGGAGAAGCCGTGTTCATCGATACTGAAGGAAGTTTTATGGTAGACAGAGTAGTGGATATTGCAACTGCCTGTGTGCAGCATTGCCAGCTTATTGCTGAAGCTCATCAAGAGGAAG ATCATCTAAAAGCTTTGGAGACTTTCTCTCTTGAAAGTATCCTTTCTCACATATATTACTTCCGTTGCCGTGACTACATAGAGCTTCTTGCACAGGTCTACCTCCTCCCAGACTTTCTTTCAGAGCATTCAAAG GTCCGACTGGTGGTAGTTGATGGCATTGCATTTCCTTTTCGCCATGACTTTGAGGACCTCTCACTTCGAACAAGGCTTTTGAATGGTCTGGCACAACAGCTGATCATCATAGCACATGATCATAAATCAGCG GTAGTTCTGACAAACCAAATGACAACAAGGATTGGACAAAACCAGTCCACGTTGGTACCTGCTTTAG GAGAAAGCTGGGGACATGCTGCTACTGTCCGTTTAATCTTTCACTGGGACAACAGTCAGAG CAGGATGGTTCTGCAAAACTGGACAGCTATGCAGATACCAAGTTACAATGACCTGCAGAGAGGTAAAAAGAGAGCTGTATTTACTCCCAATGCAGAGCTGACCTATGGAGGATGA
- the RAD51C gene encoding DNA repair protein RAD51 homolog 3 isoform X1 produces the protein MQREVGSLPLAPALRAKLVAAGFQTAQELLETGPCGLSKELGISKEEALEALQVVRQECHGDAARTAGGSGTTRKCTALELLEEEQAQGFIITFCSALDNILGGGVQLTKITEICGAPGVGKTQLCMQLAVDVQIPECFGGVAGEAVFIDTEGSFMVDRVVDIATACVQHCQLIAEAHQEEDHLKALETFSLESILSHIYYFRCRDYIELLAQVYLLPDFLSEHSKVRLVVVDGIAFPFRHDFEDLSLRTRLLNGLAQQLIIIAHDHKSAVVLTNQMTTRIGQNQSTLVPALGESWGHAATVRLIFHWDNSQRLATLYKSPSQKESTIPYHITSHGFRDVQPPAVTQNAEDTEMNPRKRPRREEEK, from the exons aTGCAGCGGGAGGTGGGCAGCCTCCCGCTGGCTCCCGCTTTGCGGGCTAAGCTCGTCGCCGCCGGTTTCCAGACGGCgcaggagctgctggagaccGGCCCCTGCGGGCTCAGCAAAG AACTTGGAATCTCCAAAGAAGAGGCACTGGAAGCATTACAGGTTGTGAGGCAGGAATGTCACGGGGATGCAGCAAGGACTGCTGGGGGGTCAGGCACCACCAGAAAGTGCACGGCACTGGAACTTCTGGAAGAAGAGCAAGCCCAGGGCTTCATCATCACCTTTTGTTCAGCGCTAGACAATATTCTGGGAGGTGGTGTGCAATTAACAAAAATCACCGAGATCTGTGGAGCGCCTGGTGTTGGGAAAACACAGCTATG TATGCAGTTGGCAGTAGATGTACAGATCCCAGAATGCTTTGGGGGCGTAGCTGGAGAAGCCGTGTTCATCGATACTGAAGGAAGTTTTATGGTAGACAGAGTAGTGGATATTGCAACTGCCTGTGTGCAGCATTGCCAGCTTATTGCTGAAGCTCATCAAGAGGAAG ATCATCTAAAAGCTTTGGAGACTTTCTCTCTTGAAAGTATCCTTTCTCACATATATTACTTCCGTTGCCGTGACTACATAGAGCTTCTTGCACAGGTCTACCTCCTCCCAGACTTTCTTTCAGAGCATTCAAAG GTCCGACTGGTGGTAGTTGATGGCATTGCATTTCCTTTTCGCCATGACTTTGAGGACCTCTCACTTCGAACAAGGCTTTTGAATGGTCTGGCACAACAGCTGATCATCATAGCACATGATCATAAATCAGCG GTAGTTCTGACAAACCAAATGACAACAAGGATTGGACAAAACCAGTCCACGTTGGTACCTGCTTTAG GAGAAAGCTGGGGACATGCTGCTACTGTCCGTTTAATCTTTCACTGGGACAACAGTCAGAG GTTGGCGACGTTGTACAAATCACCAAGTCAGAAGGAGTCAACCATACCGTATCACATTACA TCTCATGGCTTCCGAGATGTGCAGCCTCCAGCTGTCACTCAAAATGCAGAAGATACTGAGATGAACCCTCGCAAACGGCCacggagagaagaggaaaagtaa
- the RAD51C gene encoding DNA repair protein RAD51 homolog 3 isoform X3, with protein sequence MQREVGSLPLAPALRAKLVAAGFQTAQELLETGPCGLSKELGISKEEALEALQVVRQECHGDAARTAGGSGTTRKCTALELLEEEQAQGFIITFCSALDNILGGGVQLTKITEICGAPGVGKTQLCMQLAVDVQIPECFGGVAGEAVFIDTEGSFMVDRVVDIATACVQHCQLIAEAHQEEDHLKALETFSLESILSHIYYFRCRDYIELLAQVYLLPDFLSEHSKVRLVVVDGIAFPFRHDFEDLSLRTRLLNGLAQQLIIIAHDHKSAVVLTNQMTTRIGQNQSTLVPALGESWGHAATVRLIFHWDNSQRMVLQNWTAMQIPSYNDLQRGKKRAVFTPNAELTYGG encoded by the exons aTGCAGCGGGAGGTGGGCAGCCTCCCGCTGGCTCCCGCTTTGCGGGCTAAGCTCGTCGCCGCCGGTTTCCAGACGGCgcaggagctgctggagaccGGCCCCTGCGGGCTCAGCAAAG AACTTGGAATCTCCAAAGAAGAGGCACTGGAAGCATTACAGGTTGTGAGGCAGGAATGTCACGGGGATGCAGCAAGGACTGCTGGGGGGTCAGGCACCACCAGAAAGTGCACGGCACTGGAACTTCTGGAAGAAGAGCAAGCCCAGGGCTTCATCATCACCTTTTGTTCAGCGCTAGACAATATTCTGGGAGGTGGTGTGCAATTAACAAAAATCACCGAGATCTGTGGAGCGCCTGGTGTTGGGAAAACACAGCTATG TATGCAGTTGGCAGTAGATGTACAGATCCCAGAATGCTTTGGGGGCGTAGCTGGAGAAGCCGTGTTCATCGATACTGAAGGAAGTTTTATGGTAGACAGAGTAGTGGATATTGCAACTGCCTGTGTGCAGCATTGCCAGCTTATTGCTGAAGCTCATCAAGAGGAAG ATCATCTAAAAGCTTTGGAGACTTTCTCTCTTGAAAGTATCCTTTCTCACATATATTACTTCCGTTGCCGTGACTACATAGAGCTTCTTGCACAGGTCTACCTCCTCCCAGACTTTCTTTCAGAGCATTCAAAG GTCCGACTGGTGGTAGTTGATGGCATTGCATTTCCTTTTCGCCATGACTTTGAGGACCTCTCACTTCGAACAAGGCTTTTGAATGGTCTGGCACAACAGCTGATCATCATAGCACATGATCATAAATCAGCG GTAGTTCTGACAAACCAAATGACAACAAGGATTGGACAAAACCAGTCCACGTTGGTACCTGCTTTAG GAGAAAGCTGGGGACATGCTGCTACTGTCCGTTTAATCTTTCACTGGGACAACAGTCAGAG GATGGTTCTGCAAAACTGGACAGCTATGCAGATACCAAGTTACAATGACCTGCAGAGAGGTAAAAAGAGAGCTGTATTTACTCCCAATGCAGAGCTGACCTATGGAGGATGA
- the RAD51C gene encoding DNA repair protein RAD51 homolog 3 isoform X7, protein MQREVGSLPLAPALRAKLVAAGFQTAQELLETGPCGLSKELGISKEEALEALQVVRQECHGDAARTAGGSGTTRKCTALELLEEEQAQGFIITFCSALDNILGGGVQLTKITEICGAPGVGKTQLCMQLAVDVQIPECFGGVAGEAVFIDTEGSFMVDRVVDIATACVQHCQLIAEAHQEEDHLKALETFSLESILSHIYYFRCRDYIELLAQVYLLPDFLSEHSKVRLVVVDGIAFPFRHDFEDLSLRTRLLNGLAQQLIIIAHDHKSASHGFRDVQPPAVTQNAEDTEMNPRKRPRREEEK, encoded by the exons aTGCAGCGGGAGGTGGGCAGCCTCCCGCTGGCTCCCGCTTTGCGGGCTAAGCTCGTCGCCGCCGGTTTCCAGACGGCgcaggagctgctggagaccGGCCCCTGCGGGCTCAGCAAAG AACTTGGAATCTCCAAAGAAGAGGCACTGGAAGCATTACAGGTTGTGAGGCAGGAATGTCACGGGGATGCAGCAAGGACTGCTGGGGGGTCAGGCACCACCAGAAAGTGCACGGCACTGGAACTTCTGGAAGAAGAGCAAGCCCAGGGCTTCATCATCACCTTTTGTTCAGCGCTAGACAATATTCTGGGAGGTGGTGTGCAATTAACAAAAATCACCGAGATCTGTGGAGCGCCTGGTGTTGGGAAAACACAGCTATG TATGCAGTTGGCAGTAGATGTACAGATCCCAGAATGCTTTGGGGGCGTAGCTGGAGAAGCCGTGTTCATCGATACTGAAGGAAGTTTTATGGTAGACAGAGTAGTGGATATTGCAACTGCCTGTGTGCAGCATTGCCAGCTTATTGCTGAAGCTCATCAAGAGGAAG ATCATCTAAAAGCTTTGGAGACTTTCTCTCTTGAAAGTATCCTTTCTCACATATATTACTTCCGTTGCCGTGACTACATAGAGCTTCTTGCACAGGTCTACCTCCTCCCAGACTTTCTTTCAGAGCATTCAAAG GTCCGACTGGTGGTAGTTGATGGCATTGCATTTCCTTTTCGCCATGACTTTGAGGACCTCTCACTTCGAACAAGGCTTTTGAATGGTCTGGCACAACAGCTGATCATCATAGCACATGATCATAAATCAGCG TCTCATGGCTTCCGAGATGTGCAGCCTCCAGCTGTCACTCAAAATGCAGAAGATACTGAGATGAACCCTCGCAAACGGCCacggagagaagaggaaaagtaa
- the RAD51C gene encoding DNA repair protein RAD51 homolog 3 isoform X8, producing MQREVGSLPLAPALRAKLVAAGFQTAQELLETGPCGLSKELGISKEEALEALQVVRQECHGDAARTAGGSGTTRKCTALELLEEEQAQGFIITFCSALDNILGGGVQLTKITEICGAPGVGKTQLCMQLAVDVQIPECFGGVAGEAVFIDTEGSFMVDRVVDIATACVQHCQLIAEAHQEEDHLKALETFSLESILSHIYYFRCRDYIELLAQVYLLPDFLSEHSKVRLVVVDGIAFPFRHDFEDLSLRTRLLNGLAQQLIIIAHDHKSAVVLTNQMTTRIGQNQSTLVPALAFP from the exons aTGCAGCGGGAGGTGGGCAGCCTCCCGCTGGCTCCCGCTTTGCGGGCTAAGCTCGTCGCCGCCGGTTTCCAGACGGCgcaggagctgctggagaccGGCCCCTGCGGGCTCAGCAAAG AACTTGGAATCTCCAAAGAAGAGGCACTGGAAGCATTACAGGTTGTGAGGCAGGAATGTCACGGGGATGCAGCAAGGACTGCTGGGGGGTCAGGCACCACCAGAAAGTGCACGGCACTGGAACTTCTGGAAGAAGAGCAAGCCCAGGGCTTCATCATCACCTTTTGTTCAGCGCTAGACAATATTCTGGGAGGTGGTGTGCAATTAACAAAAATCACCGAGATCTGTGGAGCGCCTGGTGTTGGGAAAACACAGCTATG TATGCAGTTGGCAGTAGATGTACAGATCCCAGAATGCTTTGGGGGCGTAGCTGGAGAAGCCGTGTTCATCGATACTGAAGGAAGTTTTATGGTAGACAGAGTAGTGGATATTGCAACTGCCTGTGTGCAGCATTGCCAGCTTATTGCTGAAGCTCATCAAGAGGAAG ATCATCTAAAAGCTTTGGAGACTTTCTCTCTTGAAAGTATCCTTTCTCACATATATTACTTCCGTTGCCGTGACTACATAGAGCTTCTTGCACAGGTCTACCTCCTCCCAGACTTTCTTTCAGAGCATTCAAAG GTCCGACTGGTGGTAGTTGATGGCATTGCATTTCCTTTTCGCCATGACTTTGAGGACCTCTCACTTCGAACAAGGCTTTTGAATGGTCTGGCACAACAGCTGATCATCATAGCACATGATCATAAATCAGCG GTAGTTCTGACAAACCAAATGACAACAAGGATTGGACAAAACCAGTCCACGTTGGTACCTGCTTTAG CCTTCCCCTGA
- the RAD51C gene encoding DNA repair protein RAD51 homolog 3 isoform X4, protein MQREVGSLPLAPALRAKLVAAGFQTAQELLETGPCGLSKELGISKEEALEALQVVRQECHGDAARTAGGSGTTRKCTALELLEEEQAQGFIITFCSALDNILGGGVQLTKITEICGAPGVGKTQLCMQLAVDVQIPECFGGVAGEAVFIDTEGSFMVDRVVDIATACVQHCQLIAEAHQEEDHLKALETFSLESILSHIYYFRCRDYIELLAQVYLLPDFLSEHSKVRLVVVDGIAFPFRHDFEDLSLRTRLLNGLAQQLIIIAHDHKSAVVLTNQMTTRIGQNQSTLVPALGESWGHAATVRLIFHWDNSQSLMASEMCSLQLSLKMQKILR, encoded by the exons aTGCAGCGGGAGGTGGGCAGCCTCCCGCTGGCTCCCGCTTTGCGGGCTAAGCTCGTCGCCGCCGGTTTCCAGACGGCgcaggagctgctggagaccGGCCCCTGCGGGCTCAGCAAAG AACTTGGAATCTCCAAAGAAGAGGCACTGGAAGCATTACAGGTTGTGAGGCAGGAATGTCACGGGGATGCAGCAAGGACTGCTGGGGGGTCAGGCACCACCAGAAAGTGCACGGCACTGGAACTTCTGGAAGAAGAGCAAGCCCAGGGCTTCATCATCACCTTTTGTTCAGCGCTAGACAATATTCTGGGAGGTGGTGTGCAATTAACAAAAATCACCGAGATCTGTGGAGCGCCTGGTGTTGGGAAAACACAGCTATG TATGCAGTTGGCAGTAGATGTACAGATCCCAGAATGCTTTGGGGGCGTAGCTGGAGAAGCCGTGTTCATCGATACTGAAGGAAGTTTTATGGTAGACAGAGTAGTGGATATTGCAACTGCCTGTGTGCAGCATTGCCAGCTTATTGCTGAAGCTCATCAAGAGGAAG ATCATCTAAAAGCTTTGGAGACTTTCTCTCTTGAAAGTATCCTTTCTCACATATATTACTTCCGTTGCCGTGACTACATAGAGCTTCTTGCACAGGTCTACCTCCTCCCAGACTTTCTTTCAGAGCATTCAAAG GTCCGACTGGTGGTAGTTGATGGCATTGCATTTCCTTTTCGCCATGACTTTGAGGACCTCTCACTTCGAACAAGGCTTTTGAATGGTCTGGCACAACAGCTGATCATCATAGCACATGATCATAAATCAGCG GTAGTTCTGACAAACCAAATGACAACAAGGATTGGACAAAACCAGTCCACGTTGGTACCTGCTTTAG GAGAAAGCTGGGGACATGCTGCTACTGTCCGTTTAATCTTTCACTGGGACAACAGTCAGAG TCTCATGGCTTCCGAGATGTGCAGCCTCCAGCTGTCACTCAAAATGCAGAAGATACTGAGATGA
- the RAD51C gene encoding DNA repair protein RAD51 homolog 3 isoform X5, whose protein sequence is MQREVGSLPLAPALRAKLVAAGFQTAQELLETGPCGLSKELGISKEEALEALQVVRQECHGDAARTAGGSGTTRKCTALELLEEEQAQGFIITFCSALDNILGGGVQLTKITEICGAPGVGKTQLCMQLAVDVQIPECFGGVAGEAVFIDTEGSFMVDRVVDIATACVQHCQLIAEAHQEEDHLKALETFSLESILSHIYYFRCRDYIELLAQVYLLPDFLSEHSKVRLVVVDGIAFPFRHDFEDLSLRTRLLNGLAQQLIIIAHDHKSAVVLTNQMTTRIGQNQSTLVPALAAAVSAKEASTPAGGHCCIPCAG, encoded by the exons aTGCAGCGGGAGGTGGGCAGCCTCCCGCTGGCTCCCGCTTTGCGGGCTAAGCTCGTCGCCGCCGGTTTCCAGACGGCgcaggagctgctggagaccGGCCCCTGCGGGCTCAGCAAAG AACTTGGAATCTCCAAAGAAGAGGCACTGGAAGCATTACAGGTTGTGAGGCAGGAATGTCACGGGGATGCAGCAAGGACTGCTGGGGGGTCAGGCACCACCAGAAAGTGCACGGCACTGGAACTTCTGGAAGAAGAGCAAGCCCAGGGCTTCATCATCACCTTTTGTTCAGCGCTAGACAATATTCTGGGAGGTGGTGTGCAATTAACAAAAATCACCGAGATCTGTGGAGCGCCTGGTGTTGGGAAAACACAGCTATG TATGCAGTTGGCAGTAGATGTACAGATCCCAGAATGCTTTGGGGGCGTAGCTGGAGAAGCCGTGTTCATCGATACTGAAGGAAGTTTTATGGTAGACAGAGTAGTGGATATTGCAACTGCCTGTGTGCAGCATTGCCAGCTTATTGCTGAAGCTCATCAAGAGGAAG ATCATCTAAAAGCTTTGGAGACTTTCTCTCTTGAAAGTATCCTTTCTCACATATATTACTTCCGTTGCCGTGACTACATAGAGCTTCTTGCACAGGTCTACCTCCTCCCAGACTTTCTTTCAGAGCATTCAAAG GTCCGACTGGTGGTAGTTGATGGCATTGCATTTCCTTTTCGCCATGACTTTGAGGACCTCTCACTTCGAACAAGGCTTTTGAATGGTCTGGCACAACAGCTGATCATCATAGCACATGATCATAAATCAGCG GTAGTTCTGACAAACCAAATGACAACAAGGATTGGACAAAACCAGTCCACGTTGGTACCTGCTTTAG ctgcagctgtgtCAGCTAAGGAGGCCAGTACCCCTGCTGGAGGTCACTGCTGCATCCCATGTGCTGGCTGA
- the RAD51C gene encoding DNA repair protein RAD51 homolog 3 isoform X6 encodes MQREVGSLPLAPALRAKLVAAGFQTAQELLETGPCGLSKELGISKEEALEALQVVRQECHGDAARTAGGSGTTRKCTALELLEEEQAQGFIITFCSALDNILGGGVQLTKITEICGAPGVGKTQLCMQLAVDVQIPECFGGVAGEAVFIDTEGSFMVDRVVDIATACVQHCQLIAEAHQEEDHLKALETFSLESILSHIYYFRCRDYIELLAQVYLLPDFLSEHSKVRLVVVDGIAFPFRHDFEDLSLRTRLLNGLAQQLIIIAHDHKSAVVLTNQMTTRIGQNQSTLVPALVSWLPRCAASSCHSKCRRY; translated from the exons aTGCAGCGGGAGGTGGGCAGCCTCCCGCTGGCTCCCGCTTTGCGGGCTAAGCTCGTCGCCGCCGGTTTCCAGACGGCgcaggagctgctggagaccGGCCCCTGCGGGCTCAGCAAAG AACTTGGAATCTCCAAAGAAGAGGCACTGGAAGCATTACAGGTTGTGAGGCAGGAATGTCACGGGGATGCAGCAAGGACTGCTGGGGGGTCAGGCACCACCAGAAAGTGCACGGCACTGGAACTTCTGGAAGAAGAGCAAGCCCAGGGCTTCATCATCACCTTTTGTTCAGCGCTAGACAATATTCTGGGAGGTGGTGTGCAATTAACAAAAATCACCGAGATCTGTGGAGCGCCTGGTGTTGGGAAAACACAGCTATG TATGCAGTTGGCAGTAGATGTACAGATCCCAGAATGCTTTGGGGGCGTAGCTGGAGAAGCCGTGTTCATCGATACTGAAGGAAGTTTTATGGTAGACAGAGTAGTGGATATTGCAACTGCCTGTGTGCAGCATTGCCAGCTTATTGCTGAAGCTCATCAAGAGGAAG ATCATCTAAAAGCTTTGGAGACTTTCTCTCTTGAAAGTATCCTTTCTCACATATATTACTTCCGTTGCCGTGACTACATAGAGCTTCTTGCACAGGTCTACCTCCTCCCAGACTTTCTTTCAGAGCATTCAAAG GTCCGACTGGTGGTAGTTGATGGCATTGCATTTCCTTTTCGCCATGACTTTGAGGACCTCTCACTTCGAACAAGGCTTTTGAATGGTCTGGCACAACAGCTGATCATCATAGCACATGATCATAAATCAGCG GTAGTTCTGACAAACCAAATGACAACAAGGATTGGACAAAACCAGTCCACGTTGGTACCTGCTTTAG TCTCATGGCTTCCGAGATGTGCAGCCTCCAGCTGTCACTCAAAATGCAGAAGATACTGA